The Camelina sativa cultivar DH55 chromosome 14, Cs, whole genome shotgun sequence genome includes a window with the following:
- the LOC104740676 gene encoding probable purine permease 14: MAKNHQPFQTKAQENFVHIPINIEHDSTTLIDQTGNSNQKPNHWPTIILCIIFVITGQSIVKILENFYYDQLQRMDYNSNRQNNGVWTQSLLQTVGFPLLLIPFFIFTTKKHNNQQPPITSSDRSTILSFSGCIGMLLTGHGSLSGKGKLDIPFRVFTLIYTTQLFFTPVLAAFINNIKFNRWIIISLILAIATGTLTSFSSSFGGEPDKTEESYAKGSWPALLSGVYFSLILCTIENVFRRNESTTRKQSFASVFLVVIFSSLLATVISVMGLLIYGEQHDLKREMNRFLKGKGAYVMTMVGQAVSWQIYWVGIVGLVFSVSSVLSNVISVITWPIVLKGVFFNFMDDEFDVFKGVALITAALSAAAYFYRLHKENRN, translated from the exons ATGGCCAAAAATCATCAACCATTTCAAACCAAAGCACAAG AAAATTTTGTGCATATACCAATCAATATCGAGCACGATTCAACCACACTCATAGACCAAACAGGAAACTCAAACCAGAAACCCAACCATTGGCCAACGATTATCCTCTGCATCATCTTCGTTATCACTGGTCAATCCATAGTCAAAATCCTCGAAAACTTCTACTATGACCAGCTCCAACGAATGGACTACAACTCAAACCGTCAAAACAACGGCGTGTGGACTCAATCTCTCCTCCAAACCGTTGGATTCCCTCTCCTCCTCATCCCTTTTTTTATCTTCACCACCAAgaaacacaacaatcaacaacctcCGATCACCTCCTCCGATCGATCCACAATACTTTCTTTCTCCGGTTGCATCGGAATGCTCTTGACAGGTCATGGAAGTCTCTCCGGTAAGGGAAAGCTCGATATCCCCTTTAGGGTATTCACTCTTATCTACACAACACAGCTCTTCTTTACACCTGTTTTGGCCGCCTTCATCAACAATATCAAATTCAATCGATGGATCATCATCTCCTTGATCTTGGCAATCGCCACCGGAACTCTcacttccttctcctcctcatTCGGCGGCGAGCCAGATAAAACAGAGGAGAGTTACGCAAAAGGCTCATGGCCAGCTCTGTTATCCGGTGTTTACTTCTCACTCATCCTCTGTACTATAGAAAACGTCTTCAGACGTAACGAATCAACCACTAGAAAACAGAGCTTCGCCTCTGTTTTTTTAGTCGTAATCTTCTCCTCCCTCTTGGCTACAGTCATCTCCGTCATGGGTTTGCTGATCTACGGAGAGCAACACGATTTGAAGAGGGAAATGAACAGATTCTTGAAGGGGAAAGGTGCGTACGTGATGACTATGGTGGGTCAAGCCGTTTCGTGGCAGATCTATTGGGTCGGGATCGTGGGACTCGTTTTCTCCGTCTCGAGCGTTTTATCAAATGTGATCAGCGTCATTACATGGCCGATCGTGTTGAAAGGTGTCTTCTTCAATTTCATGGACGATGAGTTTGATGTCTTCAAAGGTGTCGCCTTGATCACGGCTGCTTTGAGCGCCGCAGCTTACTTCTATAGGCTTCACAAAGAGAATCGTAACTAG
- the LOC104740677 gene encoding protein SHI RELATED SEQUENCE 7-like, whose product MAGLFYLGGRDHNKQDHQHQDKDHNEDKSNNYLYLYKDEIYNNNKGFEIWPPQYFQQQQNHVAAPTNLYSFGMVPSGDSNNNNRSTNRSLYFNVVSDHEAPVRSSTGGFTVTRQGNMNCQDCGNQAKKDCPHMRCRTCCKSRGFDCQTHVKSTWVPAAKRRERLAQLAALPAKRIRDASSGGGDDDRENEKNGGEDDSCGGGSALACTRVVNANSSGLETSHMPPEISSPAVFRCMRVSSIDDEDEEYAYQTAVSIGGHVFKGILYDQGPSDHHRYSSNLTADSSQHHLNLLDSTASAATTTAVTVVNSNNGSIDPSSLYTAATAAPFNAFVAAGTPFFAPPRS is encoded by the exons ATGGCTGGGTTGTTCTATCTAGGAGGGAGAGATCACAACAAACAAGATCATCAACATCAAGACAAGGATCATAATGAAGACAAGAGCAACAATTATCTCTATCTATACAAAGACGAgatctacaacaacaacaagggttTTGAGATTTGGCCACCTCAAtattttcaacaacaacaaaaccacGTTGCTGCTCCAACAAATCTCTACTCTTTTGGTATGGTCCCAAGCGGTGATAGCAATAACAATAACCGGAGTACTAATCGGAGTTTGTACTTCAACGTAGTCTCCGATCATGAGGCGCCGGTGAGATCCTCTACGGGAGGGTTTACGGTAACGAGGCAAGGAAACATGAATTGCCAAGACTGTGGGAATCAAGCCAAGAAAGATTGTCCTCATATGAGATGTCGTACTTGTTGTAAGAGCCGAGGGTTTGATTGCCAAACACACGTGAAGAGCACGTGGGTCCCGGCTGCTAAACGCCGTGAGAGATTGGCTCAGTTAGCTGCTTTGCCAGCCAAGCGGATAAGAGACGCTAGCTCAGGCGGTGGTGATGATGACCGAGAGAACGAGAAAAATGGCGGTGAAGACGACAGTTGTGGTGGTGGCTCGGCTCTTGCTTGCACCCGTGTGGTTAATGCTAATTCTTCAG GGTTAGAGACTAGTCACATGCCACCGGAGATAAGCTCACCGGCGGTTTTCCGGTGTATGAGAGTCAGCTCAATCGACGATGAAGACGAAGAGTATGCTTATCAAACGGCTGTGAGCATCGGAGGACACGTGTTTAAAGGCATACTCTACGACCAAGGTCCATCGGATCACCACCGCTACAGTTCAAACCTCACCGCCGATTCCTCTCAACACCATCTTAACCTCTTGGACTCCACAGCTTCAGCCGCTACTACAACTGCCGTGACAGTGGTTAACAGTAACAACGGATCGATTGACCCTTCATCGCTTTACACTGCGGCGACTGCGGCTCCGTTCAACGCATTTGTCGCCGCCGGTACGCCTTTCTTTGCACCTCCTAGATCTTGA
- the LOC104740678 gene encoding protein TRIGALACTOSYLDIACYLGLYCEROL 1, chloroplastic, with protein sequence MMQTCCIHQSFCFPHRILPRIDVSSSIGINKLPKPPCQLGFIRKTQSFGISNLTRQRRLYVNLNANDGHPSMSMLEQVEEEEEEEASVENSAQSPGAELPFSKWSPSKYIWRGLSVPIIAGQVVLRILKGKIHWRNTLQQLERTGPKSLGVCLLTSTFVGMAFTIQFVREFTRLGLNRSIGGVLALAFSRELSPVITSIVVAGRMGSAFAAELGTMQVSEQTDTLRVLGADPIDYLITPRVIASCLALPFLTLMCFTVGMASSALLSDAVYGISINIIMDSAHRALRPWDIVSAMIKSQVFGAIISVISCSWGVTTTGGAKGVGESTTSAVVMSLVGIFIADFVLSSFFFQGAGDSLKNCV encoded by the exons ATGATGCAGACTTGTTGTATCCATCAATCGTTTTGTTTCCCTCATAG AATCCTTCCAAGAATTGATGTATCATCATCCATTGGGATTAATAAGCTCCCTAAACCGCCTTGTCAACTTGGGTTCATCAGAAAAACTCAGTCTTTTGGGATTTCGAATCTAACACGGCAAAGAAGATTATATGTGAACTTGAATGCTAATGACGGTCACCCATCCATGTCTATGTTGGaacaagtagaagaagaagaagaagaagaagcatccgTTGAAAACAGTGCACAGAGTCCGGGAGCTGAGCTTCCATTTAGCAAATGGTCACCTTCTAAGTACATTTGGAGAGGCTTATCAGTTCCTATCATTGCAGGACAAGTTGTTCTCCGGATTCTTAAGGGTAAGATTCACTGGAGGAACACTCTTCAACAGCTGGAGAGAACAGGACCCAAATCTCTTGGAGTTTGTCTTCTCACTTCTACGTTTGTTGGTATGGCTTTCACGATCCAGTTCGTTAGagaattcactagactaggtcTAAACAGATCCATTGGAGGTGTCTTGGCTTTAGCTTTCTCTAGAGAGCTAAGTCCAGTCATCACATCGATCGTTGTTGCTGGACGAATGGGAAGCGCATTTGCAGCTGAACTAGGGACAATGCAAGTCTCAGAGCAAACTGATACACTCAGGGTTTTAGGAGCAGACCCAATTGATTATCTAATCACACCAAGAGTCATCGCCTCGTGTCTGGCTTTACCGTTTCTGACACTCATGTGTTTCACTGTCGGTATGGCTTCGAGCGCTCTACTCTCTGATGCGGTTTACGGAATCAGCATTAACATAATCATGGACTCGGCTCACAGAGCACTTAGACCATGGGATATTGTGAGTGCCATGATTAAATCTCAGGTCTTTGGAGCTATCATATCGGTGATTAGTTGTTCTTGGGGAGTAACCACTACGGGAGGTGCTAAAGGTGTTGGTGAATCTACAACTTCTGCAGTTGTCATGTCTCTTGTTGGAATCTTTATTGCGGATTTTGtgctttcttccttcttctttcagGGTGCTGGAGATTCTTTGAAGAACTGtgtttga
- the LOC104743407 gene encoding cell division control protein 48 homolog C-like produces the protein MVKRGRSGRVANRRFQNLVLESFEKGSTAEEIVDDLRSKDREWSRSSRHVLLLNVNQILQSRNVGSQDEEESNGRSKSRKRAATTSPSGSSWSDAVDGNVLDDDSGKSTPQFDLTNDNLRASYDTRKQIRVSDDVESLETENNKGKKFKDLGGLKDILHDLTMRVKIPLLLPQIYERLQEKPISGILLHGPPGCGKSTLARAIAIETGLPFYMKSASDVVSGVAGESEENVRKLFSEAYRDAPSVIFIDEIDAIASKRENHQKGMETRLLTQLMSCMDREYMLQKEKESGFEISGHVIVIAATNRVDALDPAMRRALRFDKEIYLGVPDEKAREEILSLITRNRPLEPGFDMAIVPRKTSGFVGADLALLVKEAAKVAAERFVYSRASEFSTDIDSLLSMQPCAFPAEEMKKLFYTTSDFEQALKDAKPSSTREGFSTIPSVTWEDVGGLDHIREEFYRHVIKPLKHPEECEGFEFCSETGFMLYGPPGCGKTLVAEAVANEAGVYYIHIKGPELLSKYVGETEKEIRKLFSRARACSPCLIFLDEFDALTTKRGSGEGAWVVERPLNQLLAEMSGGQARDGVIVIGATNRPKEIDPAVTRPGRFGKHIYLPLPNAVQRGLILKSLARKVPLDPSVDLDEIARMEGCENLSGADLKYLVKEAGMLARDDETCSKPRRIKKIHFEDVLTRIKPSVTMQQLREYDQIHSSMQSRR, from the coding sequence ATGGTGAAAAGAGGTCGGAGCGGTCGCGTTGCAAATCGGAGATTCCAAAACCTAGTTCTCGAATCATTCGAGAAGGGATCAACAGCAGAGGAAATCGTCGATGACCTCCGTTCAAAGGACCGTGAATGGTCTCGATCGAGTCGCCATGTTCTCCTGCTTAACGTCAACCAAATCCTCCAATCCAGGAACGTAGGCAgtcaagacgaagaagaaagcaatGGAAGATCAAAATCACGAAAGAGAGCCGCCACAACTTCACCATCAGGATCCTCGTGGTCTGATGCCGTGGATGGAAATGTATTAGATGATGATAGTGGTAAGTCAACTCCACAGTTTGATTTGACAAATGATAATCTCAGGGCTTCGTATGatacaaggaaacaaattagggtttctgatgATGTTGAATCATTAGAGACAGAGAATAACAAAGGTAAGAAGTTTAAGGATCTTGGTGGGTTAAAGGATATATTGCATGACCTAACGATGCGTGTAAAGATTCCTCTGCTTTTGCCTCAAATTTATGAACGTCTTCAAGAGAAACCAATCTCTGGGATCTTACTTCATGGTCCACCTGGTTGTGGCAAGTCTACATTGGCTCGTGCCATTGCTATTGAAACTGGTCTTCCTTTTTACATGAAATCTGCTTCTGACGTTGTTTCTGGTGTTGCGGGTGAATCTGAAGAGAATGTTAGAAAGCTCTTCTCTGAAGCGTATAGAGATGCTCCTTCTGTTATCTTTATCGATGAGATTGACGCGATTGCATCAAAGAGGGAGAATCACCAGAAAGGTATGGAGACTCGTCTTCTGACACAGTTGATGAGTTGCATGGATCGAGAGTATATGCTTCAAAAGGAGAAAGAGTCGGGTTTCGAAATTAGCGGCCATGTTATTGTTATTGCAGCTACAAATAGAGTTGACGCTCTTGATCCAGCTATGAGAAGGGCACTACGGTTCGACAAGGAGATCTATCTCGGTGTGCCAGATGAAAAGGCAAGAGAAGAGATTCTTTCTTTGATAACACGGAACCGTCCTCTTGAACCAGGTTTTGATATGGCAATTGTTCCTCGTAAGACGTCAGGATTCGTCGGGGCAGATCTAGCACTTTTGGTAAAGGAGGCTGCAAAGGTTGCAGCGGAGAGATTTGTGTATTCAAGAGCGTCAGAATTTTCAACTGATATTGATTCTTTGTTGAGTATGCAGCCATGTGCGTTTCCAGCagaagagatgaagaaactCTTCTACACTACCTCGGATTTTGAGCAAGCACTGAAAGATGCTAAACCTTCGTCAACAAGAGAAGGGTTCTCTACTATACCTAGTGTAACATGGGAAGATGTAGGCGGTCTCGATCATATAAGAGAAGAGTTTTATCGTCATGTAATCAAACCGTTGAAACATCCAGAAGAGTGCGAGGGATTTGAGTTCTGTTCAGAGACTGGTTTTATGCTATATGGACCACCTGGTTGTGGTAAAACACTAGTAGCCGAAGCTGTGGCTAACGAAGCAGGAGTTTATTATATTCACATCAAGGGTCCGGAGCTTCTGAGCAAATACGTTGGAGAGACTGAGAAAGAGATTAGGAAGCTGTTTAGCCGCGCAAGGGCGTGTTCGCCTTGCCTTATCTTCTTAGACGAGTTTGATGCACTGACAACAAAACGTGGATCAGGAGAAGGTGCTTGGGTTGTTGAACGGCCACTGAATCAGTTGCTCGCTGAAATGAGCGGTGGACAAGCACGAGATGGTGTGATTGTGATTGGTGCAACGAATAGACCGAAAGAGATTGATCCTGCGGTTACAAGACCAGGGAGGTTTGGGAAACATATCTATTTACCTCTTCCAAACGCTGTTCAACGAGGTTTGATTCTGAAATCTCTTGCGAGGAAGGTTCCTTTAGACCCAAGTGTTGATCTGGATGAGATAGCGAGAATGGAGGGTTGTGAGAATCTTAGTGGGGCTGATCTAAAATATTTGGTTAAAGAAGCGGGTATGCTGGCTCGAGACGATGAGACATGCTCGAAACCTCGTAGGATCAAGAAGATTCATTTTGAGGACGTTTTGACTCGTATTAAACCTTCTGTTACGATGCAGCAATTAAGAGAGTATGATCAGATACACTCATCTATGCAAAGCCGCAGGTGA
- the LOC104740679 gene encoding auxin-induced protein 15A-like: MPIINRNKLTQTTMIKQILKRCASLGKKQSSEYNEENEHDGDSLPQDVPKGHFVVYVGGNRVRYVLPISFLTRAEFQLLLQQAEEEFGFDHNMGLTIPCEEVAFKSLITSMLQSTYI, translated from the coding sequence ATGCCGATTATAAACCGGAACAAGCTGACACAGACGACTATGATTAAGCAAATCTTGAAGAGGTGTGCGAGTTTGGGGAAAAAACAGAGCAGTGAGTATAACGAAGAAAATGAACATGATGGAGACTCTCTTCCTCAGGATGTTCCCAAAGGTCACTTCGTTGTCTACGTAGGAGGGAATCGGGTCAGGTACGTCTTACCCATTTCGTTTTTGACCCGAGCCGAGTTTCAACTTCTTCTACAACAAGCTGAGGAAGAGTTTGGTTTCGACCACAACATGGGTCTCACTATCCCTTGTGAAGAAGTAGCTTTCAAATCTCTCATCACTTCTATGCTTCAATCAACatatatttag